AGAGCACGCCGCTGTGACCTGTTCGCCACTGGCAGAGCCTTCTCCTGTTGCCATGTCTGTCTTGGATTGAATTCGTGACGGTGTCCTTCTCCAACACAAAACAATGGATTGCTCGACCAGGGCTGGACTTCGCTGAGGATCCTCGGCTGGCGTCTCCATCAGGTTGCGTAGTTGGACCAGAAAATCCATCAAATCCTGGAGTAGTTGGACCAGAAAAGCATCATGTTGGCTTCAAGTTCGCCGGAGGAAGAAGCTTCGAGTTCGCCGGGGGTAGAAGAACATATGTCGAGCTGTCCAATAACGATGGCTACAGCAGAGGTATGTAATGCCTCGACACCCTTAAAAACAACCCTGCTACTTTGGTTGTCAACTTCTGGTGCCTCTATTCCTCACAGTTTCAGTTATAGCGAGCAATAGTCCGACCGGTCATGTAAAAACTAAAAATCAAGTAACCTTGAGCTTAGAACTAAAAGTTTGTTTCATGGTTAACTGAATTTGATCATGGAACTTTCCTTTGTTTGCACTGTTGTATAATGAATTTGCTTTCCTCGGATCTACCCAAAGTCTGCAAGGGTTGTTTGAAGCAGACTTTTTTGACGACCTTGAAGAAGCTACTCAAACTGAAAGTCATGTGGCGTCGCCTATGATGAGAAGTGAAGTAGATCCTATTCAGAACTGCAAATGGATGGGCTTACCGCTTACGGAACAGAAAGCATACCATGAAGGCGCAGTTGAACGCAGCGAGTTGTAGACGTGCACAAACTTTACATGAACATAGAAGAATGAAAAAAAATGTGTGGCATAAATAACTTAAATGCAATATGGTAGTTGTCGTTGTATTATCTGTTTGCTTTAGTTACAAacatggtagttgttgttgtagtttctgTTTGCTTTTGTTAAAATATAAGCAATCCTTCATATCATGTGGAGAAAAAAGATCACTACACCTTCATGCGGTTCAGGCATGTCTTTTTTGACCTGTACACATACAAAGACACACAACAGAAATATGAGGAGCTTTGGAGAAAAAAATACCTTCCATGGGTCCGGTTCCCCATAGAAATAATTGTTCATGAAGTAAATGAAATAAGGAGTTTTCAATACCAAACTATGCGAGCAAGGTTCAAATTATAGTACAAGAATCCTCTGAGAAAGGAAATATAGGCATTATATTTATGAACAACTCTTTCGGCCATTTGGACTTAATTGAATACATTTAAAATCTATAATCATGCAGGTCATCTTATGATTTATGGATATTAAATTTTACGGAAAAAAGTAAAATAAGACTGCTAAAATAATGATGCAAGTAGTTTATGCCTTTATAATCATGCAGGTCATCTTATATCTCTTACAAAAAACAATTTTTCAAGTTTATGCCGAGCAGTTTGTGCCTTTATTTACAACTTAACTTTCAATTGCTACTGATACAGATGCAAGTAGCTGTTCTTCGGAGCTGCTGGGCAGCCATTCATATGGAGGAAATTGTTTCTATTAgtaccttttattttcttttgcttggAGAGTTCGTATAGGTATTAGTCGGTACTATATATAATCATTTGTTGTATGTTTACATACCTACTTGCATTTTAAAGGCGGTGCGGAGTTCAAGTAGATGTTGACGAAGAACATGATGGGAGGGGGGTCAAATACGAAATACATGATCCAAAAATCGACAATctaacccggtgcaacgcacgggcactttTACTAGTAAATAAAATAATGAGAAATAAAGAAGATGAAAaccaaggaaaaaaaaggaaaaatggtCGAGTGAAACAAAAAAAACTGTTGAAGCAAACGAAAATGCAGAGCATGGCCCGGCCCAGTTGTGGCCGACGCGCCGCTTATTGCGGGAAGgtggggagaggaggaggaggaggaagaaaaaaCCTTTCTTGGCTCGGCTAGGGTTTGCCTCTGCCTCTGTCttccggcggccggcggcgaagcgACTCCGACGATGTCGAAGAAGAACAGCCTCTCCAAGCGCAAGAAGCAGCACGAGTTCGACCTCCAGAGTACCGCCACCactcaccctctctctctctctctttcttctttcGTGGATGATGGATTTGCGGCAGTCGAGAGGCATGGCCCGATCTGGTTCGGTTTTGAATTGATCGCGCGcggtgtctgtgtgtgtgtgtgtgtgtgtccaggggagaagaaggccaaggatgAGCAGGCCAAGAAGCTGCAGGCCAAGAAGTCCAAGATGAAGGTATGCGCCGCCCCTTCCTCCCCTGCTTTGACGCTGTCATATTCAGATTTGGATGCGCTGGTAGACTGCTTGTTAGTTGAATCAGCTTCTTGATTGGTGCCGTGCTGCTACTGGGCGGCGCCTCGGTATGTCCGATGAGCATATCATCTGGTCTTCTCATACATGGAGTTCTGATTAGGGATGTTTTCAGCTTGCAATGTGATGTTGCAACCTTGTCGGAGTTGTGTACCTAAAGTGGCCCTTTCtgctggaaaaattcaccaaTTTGGCACAATTTGTTAGAGTTCGTACTCTTTGGCTTTGTTTAAGAACTGTAGTATATGTCTGGAACACCGTTTGTTTGGCTCAGATTCCTGACGTGATCAGCCTGTGTTTAGAATAGGGTATGTTCAGTCAGAAGGACTAATTCACTTGGAAGCCGTTACCGATTAGTTCACTTGGAGACATTTGCATACTCTTGTCTTCCCAACTAATTCGGCCCGATTCATAGGGAAGAGAGATGATAACTGCGGCGACCTTTTTATTCCAAGCGAGAGGATGATTGTTGGGCTCTGTTAGAGTTCACACTCTTCGGCTTTGTTCAAGAATTACTACAGCTGCAACACCTTTTGTTTGGCTCAGAATCCTGAGGTGATCAGCCCGTGTTTAGAACAGGGTATATTCACAAGGATTAATTCGCTTGGAAACCGTTACCGATTGATTCACTTAGACATTTGCATATGCTTCTCTTCCCAACTACTGAGGGAGTAGAAGTGTGACCTGTCTGAGAGGTCTGAACTGATCAATGCAGATGCTTTTCTGGGAATGGTTTCCAGATTATCacattttcctcaaaacaacgtATCTTTCTTTGAATCGCCTACCCCAAACCAtctctagcccccccccccccctcctatgAACAGAACCTTGGCCTGTTTGCAGCACCTGAGCTAGTTAGCCATGTCCCATACATGTATACACTGTGGCACTTCATTTTATTTTGACGCAGTGGTTCTTCAAACGGCAATCCTCGGTTATTCGGTGGTGTAGCGTTGCTTGAATTTCGATCTGAACAAATCTGAATTTGCTGAACTCCTGCTAACACTAGTTTTatttacctctccgtctcttcAGATTGATGGCAGCGATAAGAAGAAGGGCAGCAGCTTCAAGGTCggcaagaagaaggtgaagacaaAGCTCTCGGCCCTGTCAAAAGCCAAGGCCGCGCAAGCCATGGAGGTCGACAACTGATTGATTCCCATGGCGGCCTAAACTGCCGGACCAACGCCGGTCCTTTTGAGAAAGGAAGTCCCATTCGACATTTGCTCTGGCCAGGTCCCATGTAGCCCAGCAACTTGACCCCTCCCTTTTGCGATGGCTTACATTCGTGTGGCGTTAGATAGAGGATGATATTTTCTATCGTCAGATGTTGCGGTTTCTGATTGTGTATGATCCACCCCTCGAAACATTTACAAGATAGTATGTGTTGTTGCCTGGTTGCATGACCAGCAGCTccacatttctttttctttgcaacAAGATCTCTGAATGCCTTCACAATGGACCAAGCTTGACATGCTCACTGTATGTGCAGTACACATACAGTATTATACTGTACTGTACAATACACGGTCCTTGTGTTGTCTTGCAGCTGCATTTACTACAGTCTTGGTGTCCTTGGCAGTACCTGTGACTGAGGACTGAGGAGATATCCAAAGTGTACTGGCAGCACATGGCATCTCCAAGCTGTACAGCCTTTGGAGCCTACCGGCGGCCTCTGAGAAGTCTAGTACGGCCGGGTACGTGATCGCTCCTCGGGGGAACTCAAACTTTTGGACCCTTTCTTTTTCCAAGCAAAAGAGATAGATATTTTCTTTCATCAACTTTTGGATCCCTTCCAACTTGCAAGCATGTGAAAAGATATGAAATTCGCTCTTTGGGACAAGTGAGACTTTTATGAGCTTTTTGGATGCTTTTCAAGCCAAAAGATGTGCAATTCGCCCCCTTTGGAACTTTTGGATGCCTTTTTATTGATTTTTATTGTTAAGATAAATAAAGatgttttttttgtttgtgcTGAAAAATAAATGAATATATATGTTTGCGGTGGTAATggcattttgtgatgtgactatgGGGCTCCGGAACCCAGCCAATAATTGCCATCCTGGCTTACGCGTCAGCATAGCCAACAGTCCCTTTCTCCGTACCTGGTCAAGCCAAGGATCCTctgtgcctctctctctctctcatgcctCCCTCCACCACCCCAAAAAGAAGAACAATTTGTCATCCAAGGCTGTCAATCACACCATATAGGCGGCCACTTGAACAAATTAACAAATATTAGTGTCAATTCATATAAGAGTATCACATAAAAGGCTTGTAATTTTGAGCCGTGTTTAATTATAATTCAAACATAT
This genomic stretch from Hordeum vulgare subsp. vulgare chromosome 6H, MorexV3_pseudomolecules_assembly, whole genome shotgun sequence harbors:
- the LOC123403546 gene encoding uncharacterized protein LOC123403546 encodes the protein MSKKNSLSKRKKQHEFDLQREKKAKDEQAKKLQAKKSKMKIDGSDKKKGSSFKVGKKKVKTKLSALSKAKAAQAMEVDN